In Gammaproteobacteria bacterium, the following are encoded in one genomic region:
- a CDS encoding YicC family protein yields MIRSMTAFAHKQLQTEGGTLTWEIRSVNHRYLEPAIRLPDCLRTLETSVREVLKKQLSRGKIDCNLRFQRNESSNSTIEINQALTEQLITATQQINALLKTNANPVQAMELLNWPGIVQSVELDAKPLQATSIKLFEATLSELRKSREREGEKLQTLIRQRCDAMESWTTQIKTCLPQVLETIRQTLSHRLAELKSEIDQSRLEQELVLLIQKLDVDEELDRLAAHIIEVRRVLTLDEPVGRRLDFLMQELNRETNTIASKSASAEITRISIEMKVLIEQMREQVQNIE; encoded by the coding sequence ATGATACGAAGCATGACGGCCTTTGCCCACAAACAGCTTCAAACCGAAGGGGGCACACTGACGTGGGAAATTCGCTCAGTGAATCATCGTTACCTGGAACCGGCCATTCGACTTCCTGACTGTTTGCGCACATTGGAAACATCCGTTCGTGAAGTACTCAAGAAGCAACTCAGCCGAGGCAAAATTGATTGCAACCTTCGATTTCAACGCAATGAATCCAGTAATTCGACTATTGAAATCAACCAAGCGCTTACAGAGCAGCTCATTACCGCTACCCAGCAAATCAATGCCTTATTAAAAACCAACGCCAATCCTGTTCAGGCAATGGAACTTTTGAATTGGCCTGGTATTGTTCAAAGTGTTGAACTTGATGCCAAACCACTGCAAGCGACCTCAATAAAACTGTTTGAAGCAACGCTGTCTGAACTACGTAAATCGCGTGAACGTGAAGGCGAAAAACTACAAACACTCATACGCCAACGCTGTGATGCGATGGAGAGTTGGACGACTCAAATTAAAACATGCTTACCACAAGTATTAGAGACAATACGCCAAACACTCAGCCACCGGCTCGCTGAATTAAAATCAGAGATTGATCAGTCTCGACTTGAGCAAGAGTTGGTGTTGCTTATACAGAAACTGGATGTTGATGAAGAGCTGGATCGCCTTGCAGCTCATATCATTGAAGTCCGGCGCGTATTAACACTTGATGAACCCGTTGGAAGACGGCTCGACTTTCTCATGCAGGAGCTGAACCGTGAAACAAATACGATTGCATCAAAATCGGCCAGTGCAGAGATCACTCGTATCAGCATTGAAATGAAAGTGCTCATTGAACAGATGCGCGAACAGGTTCAGAATATCGAATAA
- the minC gene encoding septum site-determining protein MinC: MKPKQKNQDSFRLRGSFFSLSAMELHSSDIDKIDEQLAESIALAPKFFEKAPLVIDLEKIKGKIPDLLVLRQLLERHNLIPVAVCSSKKLHQNAAHKAGLGILTTNTPPVDPVTNKAKEAKTEDHQEAAETPPHDEAKSNGVMIRQSVRSGQQIYAKGCDLTILSSVSPGAEVLSDGNIHIYGALRGRAFAGASGDTGAMIFCHSLEAELVSIAGHYRLNEKIDSDYLSKRTVVHLQDEKLLIDLLD; encoded by the coding sequence ATGAAACCGAAGCAAAAAAATCAGGATAGTTTCCGCCTTAGAGGAAGTTTTTTCAGTCTCTCTGCCATGGAGCTGCACTCCTCAGATATTGATAAAATTGATGAACAGCTAGCTGAAAGTATTGCCCTCGCCCCCAAATTCTTCGAAAAAGCACCCCTTGTTATTGACCTAGAAAAAATCAAAGGTAAAATCCCTGACCTGCTCGTCCTGCGGCAATTATTAGAACGGCACAACCTGATTCCTGTCGCAGTCTGCTCCTCTAAAAAACTACATCAAAACGCAGCACATAAAGCAGGGCTTGGCATACTCACGACCAACACACCTCCAGTCGATCCAGTCACTAATAAGGCAAAAGAGGCTAAAACAGAGGATCATCAGGAGGCGGCCGAAACACCACCACACGATGAAGCCAAAAGTAACGGGGTCATGATTCGTCAATCGGTACGTTCTGGGCAACAAATCTACGCAAAGGGGTGTGATTTAACCATATTGTCCTCAGTCAGCCCTGGCGCTGAAGTACTTTCTGATGGAAATATTCATATTTACGGTGCACTCCGTGGACGTGCTTTTGCAGGTGCTAGCGGTGATACTGGAGCCATGATTTTTTGTCACAGTCTGGAAGCAGAGCTGGTTTCCATTGCCGGACACTACCGCCTAAATGAAAAAATTGACTCCGATTACCTAAGTAAACGAACAGTCGTTCATTTACAAGATGAGAAACTACTTATTGATTTACTGGATTAA
- the minD gene encoding septum site-determining protein MinD → MSQIIVVTSGKGGVGKTTTSASLGSGLALKGHKTVIIDFDIGLRNLDLIMGCERRVVYDFVNVINEEATLNQALIKDKRVDNLFLLPASQTRNKDALTRKGVERILDQLTGEHSFDYIVCDSPAGIEHGALMALYFADEAIIVTNPEVSSVRDSDRILGILASQSRRAERGGTPVRERLLLTRYSPARVANGDMLCIEDIEEILAIPLLGVIPESGDVLKASNSGSPVILDSESDAAKAYGDAVDRFLGEEVPLRFIEEERPGLFKRLFGGKG, encoded by the coding sequence ATGTCTCAAATCATTGTCGTTACGTCCGGTAAAGGGGGCGTAGGAAAAACAACCACAAGTGCTTCGCTGGGTTCAGGATTAGCCTTGAAAGGACACAAAACAGTTATCATCGACTTTGACATCGGCTTGCGTAATCTTGATTTGATCATGGGCTGTGAACGCCGCGTTGTTTATGATTTTGTCAACGTTATTAATGAAGAAGCCACCCTGAATCAAGCACTGATCAAGGACAAACGTGTTGATAACCTATTTTTGTTGCCTGCATCACAAACGCGCAATAAAGATGCTCTAACTCGGAAAGGTGTCGAACGTATACTGGATCAACTGACCGGCGAACACAGTTTTGACTATATTGTATGTGACTCTCCCGCAGGGATCGAACACGGCGCATTAATGGCGCTCTATTTTGCTGATGAAGCCATTATAGTCACCAACCCTGAAGTCTCTTCTGTTCGTGATTCAGATCGTATTTTAGGTATTCTGGCCAGTCAATCCCGTCGTGCAGAGCGCGGTGGCACACCCGTTAGAGAGCGGCTGCTACTCACTCGCTATTCACCGGCACGCGTCGCAAACGGCGACATGCTTTGCATTGAAGATATCGAAGAAATTCTAGCCATTCCATTACTGGGTGTCATTCCTGAATCAGGGGATGTATTAAAAGCCTCAAATTCAGGCTCACCCGTTATTTTGGATAGTGAGAGCGATGCAGCAAAAGCCTACGGGGATGCCGTTGACCGCTTCCTCGGCGAAGAAGTTCCTCTACGGTTTATCGAAGAAGAGAGACCTGGATTATTTAAAAGATTATTTGGAGGCAAAGGATGA
- the minE gene encoding cell division topological specificity factor MinE: MSLLDYFRKPKKKTASLAKERLQIIVAHERSQRGTAAPNYLPQMKKEILAVISKYVDIDKEQVKVSLDKNEQFSVLELNVTLPDNDSRIR; this comes from the coding sequence ATGAGCCTGCTCGACTATTTTCGTAAACCTAAGAAAAAGACAGCTTCGCTTGCCAAAGAGCGTTTGCAAATCATTGTCGCACATGAACGATCTCAGCGTGGAACAGCAGCACCTAATTATCTACCACAAATGAAAAAAGAGATATTGGCCGTTATTAGCAAGTATGTTGATATTGATAAAGAGCAGGTCAAAGTCAGTCTTGATAAAAACGAGCAGTTTTCCGTTCTGGAACTCAATGTCACCCTGCCTGATAACGACTCCCGAATACGCTAA
- a CDS encoding undecaprenyl-diphosphate phosphatase → MDFIQIAVLAIVQGLTEFLPVSSSAHLILVPALTGWEDQGLAFDVAVHVGTLAAVVAYFRKELAKMFTDWFASLAGKGQTKESKLAWAVLLGTIPAGLAGLIFKDFIEENLRGPIVIAITTIVFGIALWIADRRGKMNRSEYSIVWFDVLVIGCAQALALIPGTSRSGITITAALLLGMTREAGARFSFLLSIPIIVLAGGLETVGYLEHAKGDDWLPLVLGAVLSAVSAYLCIHFFLKLLNRIGMTPFVIYRLLLGIVLLAVFL, encoded by the coding sequence ATGGATTTTATACAAATAGCGGTTTTAGCCATTGTTCAAGGGCTAACCGAATTTCTTCCTGTCTCCAGCTCAGCCCATCTGATTTTAGTCCCGGCCTTAACAGGCTGGGAGGATCAAGGGCTGGCTTTTGATGTGGCAGTTCATGTCGGAACATTGGCAGCTGTCGTCGCCTATTTCCGCAAAGAGTTGGCAAAAATGTTTACTGACTGGTTTGCGTCCTTGGCGGGTAAAGGACAAACCAAAGAGAGCAAGCTGGCGTGGGCTGTACTGCTAGGTACTATTCCCGCAGGGCTTGCCGGCCTGATCTTTAAGGATTTCATCGAAGAAAATTTGCGTGGCCCTATCGTGATTGCGATAACAACCATTGTCTTTGGTATCGCATTATGGATTGCCGATCGCAGGGGAAAGATGAATCGCAGCGAATACAGCATCGTCTGGTTTGATGTGCTTGTCATTGGCTGCGCTCAGGCATTAGCACTTATTCCGGGCACATCACGTTCAGGAATCACAATCACTGCTGCACTCCTGCTCGGTATGACGCGTGAAGCCGGAGCGCGATTTTCATTCCTGCTCTCTATTCCGATTATTGTGTTAGCCGGTGGATTGGAGACGGTCGGTTATCTTGAACATGCAAAAGGCGATGACTGGCTACCACTGGTTCTGGGCGCTGTACTTTCAGCCGTCAGTGCCTACCTCTGTATTCACTTCTTCTTAAAGCTTCTTAACCGCATCGGTATGACACCTTTTGTCATCTATCGACTGTTATTGGGAATTGTGCTCCTGGCAGTATTTTTGTAG
- a CDS encoding PIN domain-containing protein, producing the protein MNDKVFFDSNILVYAYDKNEPEKGAIAKQLIREHGTDGNLVLSTQVMQEFYVTVTKIGKHMLPKEEAADIVNDLAEFPLIQITKDIIARAMKRHQTRIFSFWDSLIVEAALQAGCSTLLSEDMQDGFVIDAMQIHNPFSRLPT; encoded by the coding sequence ATGAACGATAAAGTCTTTTTCGATAGCAATATATTAGTTTATGCCTACGACAAAAATGAACCGGAAAAGGGGGCAATTGCTAAACAACTCATCCGCGAACATGGAACAGATGGCAATCTTGTATTGAGCACACAGGTCATGCAAGAATTCTATGTCACTGTTACCAAAATCGGCAAACATATGCTACCCAAAGAAGAAGCGGCCGATATAGTAAATGATCTTGCTGAGTTCCCATTGATACAGATAACTAAAGACATCATTGCACGAGCGATGAAACGCCATCAAACCAGGATATTTTCTTTTTGGGATAGTCTGATAGTAGAAGCAGCCTTACAAGCTGGATGTTCGACCTTGTTAAGCGAAGACATGCAGGATGGATTTGTGATTGATGCAATGCAAATACACAATCCCTTTTCACGCTTACCTACATAA
- the hisD gene encoding histidinol dehydrogenase — MMKIKRLNSKENTFWSQLDQLLAWDKASDDAVFQTVNGILNDVRQRGDSAVVEYTNRFDRMSVTDMAALDISSSRQQKALQSITAVQREILEFSAERIKSYHQHQKIESWSYTEADGTMLGQKVTPLDRVGLYVPGGKAAYPSSVLMNAIPAKVAGVEELIMVVPTPDGEVNDLVLAAACISNVDKVFAIGGAQAVAALAYGTETVPQVDKIVGPGNIYVATAKKMVFGTVGIDMIAGPSEILIICDGQTDPDWIAMDLFSQAEHDEDAQSLLVCPDAEFIDKVEESVNRLLPTMERAEIIEKSLSSRAALIQVTDLAEAAQVSNHVAPEHLELSVEEPESLVESISRAGAIFMGRYTAEAVGDYCAGPNHVLPTSRTARFSSPLGVYDFQKRSSLIMCSKEGASRLGVPASILARGEGLTAHARSAEYRIQ; from the coding sequence ATGATGAAGATAAAGCGCCTTAATAGCAAAGAGAATACTTTTTGGTCACAGTTGGATCAGTTGTTGGCATGGGATAAAGCAAGCGATGATGCTGTATTTCAAACCGTCAACGGCATATTAAACGATGTTCGGCAACGAGGTGACAGCGCTGTTGTTGAGTACACGAATCGTTTTGACCGTATGAGTGTTACTGATATGGCGGCATTGGATATCAGTAGTTCTCGTCAGCAAAAAGCACTGCAGTCGATCACTGCAGTGCAGCGTGAAATACTGGAGTTTTCTGCTGAGCGCATAAAAAGTTATCACCAACACCAAAAAATTGAATCGTGGTCTTATACTGAAGCTGATGGCACGATGTTGGGGCAAAAAGTCACGCCACTTGATCGAGTTGGCTTGTATGTTCCCGGTGGAAAAGCAGCATACCCATCTTCTGTATTGATGAATGCAATTCCTGCGAAAGTGGCGGGTGTTGAAGAGCTTATTATGGTTGTGCCTACACCTGATGGTGAAGTCAATGATTTAGTTCTGGCTGCGGCCTGCATATCGAATGTCGATAAAGTATTTGCGATCGGCGGTGCTCAGGCTGTGGCAGCATTGGCTTATGGAACTGAAACCGTACCGCAAGTCGATAAAATTGTAGGCCCAGGTAATATCTATGTGGCCACTGCAAAAAAAATGGTATTTGGTACGGTGGGCATTGATATGATTGCAGGGCCATCAGAAATATTGATTATTTGTGATGGTCAAACAGACCCTGACTGGATCGCGATGGATCTGTTTTCTCAGGCAGAGCATGATGAAGATGCACAATCTTTACTGGTCTGCCCTGATGCTGAATTTATTGATAAAGTTGAAGAGAGTGTTAACCGTCTGTTGCCAACAATGGAGCGCGCTGAAATTATTGAGAAATCATTATCATCCAGAGCCGCTTTGATTCAAGTGACTGATTTGGCTGAAGCCGCTCAGGTTTCAAACCATGTTGCCCCAGAGCATCTTGAACTGTCTGTAGAAGAGCCTGAATCGTTGGTCGAAAGTATCAGTCGTGCGGGTGCTATTTTCATGGGTCGATATACGGCTGAAGCCGTGGGTGATTATTGTGCGGGGCCTAATCATGTATTGCCTACATCACGCACAGCACGTTTCTCGTCACCATTGGGCGTTTATGATTTTCAGAAGCGTTCTAGTTTAATTATGTGCTCGAAAGAAGGTGCTTCTCGATTAGGGGTGCCTGCTTCAATACTCGCGCGTGGCGAAGGTTTGACTGCCCATGCGCGTTCTGCAGAATATAGAATTCAATAA
- the hisG gene encoding ATP phosphoribosyltransferase, with amino-acid sequence MDKKLTIALSKGRILKETLPLLAYAGIELRDDLATSRKLIFDTNHDDVKLLIIRASDVPVYVDYGAADVGVSGKDVLMEYGGEGIYEPLDLEIAKCRLMLAGPVDGIQSQGRLRIATKYVKTAKRYFAAKSEQVEIIKLYGSMELAPLVGLADAIVDLVDTGNTLVANGLKPYEHIVDISSRLIVNKASMKMKHSVVKSFVDKIEEAVAQRKN; translated from the coding sequence ATGGATAAAAAATTGACAATTGCCTTGTCGAAAGGGCGTATTTTAAAAGAGACTTTACCTTTGCTGGCTTATGCTGGCATTGAACTTCGGGATGATTTGGCGACCAGTCGCAAGCTGATTTTTGATACCAATCATGATGATGTAAAGCTGCTTATTATTCGTGCATCGGATGTGCCTGTTTATGTGGATTACGGTGCGGCGGATGTCGGTGTATCGGGTAAAGATGTATTAATGGAGTATGGCGGGGAAGGTATTTACGAACCGCTGGATCTTGAGATTGCAAAGTGCCGTTTGATGCTGGCAGGGCCAGTGGATGGTATACAATCACAAGGCCGGTTACGTATTGCAACAAAATATGTCAAAACAGCTAAGCGCTACTTTGCAGCCAAAAGTGAGCAGGTTGAAATTATCAAACTCTATGGATCAATGGAACTTGCGCCTTTAGTGGGATTGGCTGATGCGATTGTTGACTTGGTGGATACAGGGAATACTCTGGTGGCGAATGGTCTGAAGCCGTATGAACATATTGTTGATATCAGCTCTCGTCTGATTGTGAATAAAGCATCAATGAAAATGAAGCACTCGGTAGTAAAAAGCTTTGTTGATAAAATTGAAGAAGCGGTTGCGCAGCGTAAAAATTAA
- the murA gene encoding UDP-N-acetylglucosamine 1-carboxyvinyltransferase: MDKLIITGGARLDGEIRISGAKNAALPILASTLLADEPVTICNVPHLQDVTTTMGLLGQMGVQLVVDEKMCVEIDSTTINTFDAPYAWVKTMRASILVLGPLLARHGEANVALPGGCAIGSRPVNLHISGLEAMGATITIEGGVIRARAERLKGAHLVMDQVTVTGTENLMMAATLADGQTVIENAAREPEVTDLANCLIQMGAKISGVGTDTLVIDGVERLHGARYTVLPDRIETGTYLVAAAMTRGRIKLKDTDPHLLETVLIKLREAGAHIETGDDWIELDMKGKRPKAVDVQSAPYPGFPTDMQAQFTSMNVVAEGVGAVTETIFENRFMHVQELQRMGAQIKLRGNTVFCTGKEQLTGAPVMATDLRASASLVLAGLVATGETEISRIYHVDRGYDHIEEKMAQLGATIRRVSE, translated from the coding sequence ATGGATAAACTAATAATTACGGGCGGAGCACGGTTAGATGGCGAAATTCGCATCTCTGGTGCTAAAAATGCTGCCTTGCCTATTCTTGCCTCGACCTTATTGGCAGATGAACCTGTCACAATTTGTAATGTGCCTCATCTACAGGATGTAACAACAACGATGGGGCTGTTGGGACAGATGGGTGTGCAGCTGGTTGTCGATGAAAAAATGTGTGTTGAAATAGACTCCACGACGATCAATACGTTTGATGCGCCTTATGCATGGGTTAAAACCATGCGTGCATCAATCCTGGTGTTGGGGCCTTTGTTGGCTCGCCATGGAGAGGCCAATGTTGCTTTGCCAGGTGGTTGTGCGATTGGTTCTCGTCCAGTCAACCTGCATATCTCTGGTCTGGAAGCAATGGGTGCGACCATTACTATCGAGGGTGGAGTGATTCGGGCACGAGCGGAGCGCCTGAAGGGCGCACACTTGGTAATGGATCAGGTCACCGTGACGGGCACTGAAAACTTAATGATGGCGGCAACGCTGGCCGATGGGCAAACGGTTATCGAAAATGCTGCGCGTGAACCCGAAGTGACTGATTTGGCAAACTGTTTGATTCAGATGGGTGCCAAAATTAGTGGTGTCGGCACTGATACTTTAGTGATTGATGGCGTTGAACGTTTGCATGGCGCGCGTTATACCGTATTACCCGATCGCATTGAAACGGGCACTTACCTTGTCGCAGCCGCAATGACTCGTGGCCGCATCAAATTGAAAGATACCGACCCTCATCTACTGGAAACTGTGCTGATTAAATTGCGAGAAGCTGGCGCTCATATCGAAACAGGTGACGATTGGATTGAGTTGGATATGAAAGGGAAACGCCCTAAAGCCGTGGATGTTCAGTCCGCCCCGTATCCAGGTTTTCCAACGGATATGCAGGCTCAGTTTACATCAATGAATGTAGTTGCAGAAGGTGTCGGTGCGGTGACGGAAACGATTTTTGAGAATCGTTTTATGCATGTGCAAGAGCTGCAACGTATGGGCGCTCAAATTAAATTACGTGGTAATACGGTATTTTGTACAGGCAAAGAACAGCTGACAGGCGCGCCCGTGATGGCAACAGATTTGCGTGCATCGGCCAGTCTGGTTTTAGCCGGTTTGGTTGCAACAGGTGAAACAGAGATTTCTCGTATCTATCATGTTGATCGTGGTTATGATCATATTGAAGAGAAAATGGCTCAATTAGGAGCAACGATTCGCCGAGTTTCTGAGTAG